The Deefgea tanakiae DNA segment TTTTATTAATTAAATAATTTTTGCACAAAGCTTAAACGCCCTGCTTCTTGGTGCTAGACCAGAAAAATAAAGCGATCCCAAATAAAATCATAGGCAGACACAGCAACTGCCCCATACTCAAATTCATCGCAAGCAAGCCCAAAAAATCATCCGGCTCACGCGCAAACTCAGCAACAAAGCGGAATCCGCCATAGCCAATCAAGAACAGAGCAGAAATTTGGCCTGTTGGACGCGGCTTAGCCGAAAAGCCCCACAAAATAACAAACAACAACACCCCTTCGAGCGCGAACTGATACAACTGCGAAGGATGACGTGGCAAACCATCTTGTGATTGCGGAAATATCATCGCCCATGGCATTGCGGCATCGGTCACACGCCCCCACAACTCGCCATTAATAAAGTTACCTAATCGCCCTGCCGCCAAACCGAGCGGAACCAAGGGCGCAATAAAATCGGTGACCTGAAAAAAGCTGCGGTTGGTTTTGCGTGCGAACAAAGCCATCGCCACCAACACACCCAAAAATCCACCATGGAAAGCCATACCGCCTTCCCAAACCTTCAGGATATCAATCGGATTAGCAAAATAGAAAGCGGGCTTATAAAACAGCACGTAGCCAAGGCGACCACCCAATATCACGCCCATTACGCCATAAAACAGCAAGTCATCCATTTCACTGGTTCGCCACGCAGGCGGATTGCCGCGACGAATGCGCCAACGCCCCAACATAACAAACAAAACAAATCCGATTAAGTACATCAGACCGTACCAATGCACGCCAAATCCACCATAAATTGAGATAGCAACCGGATCAAATTGCGGATGAACTAACATAATTTACCTCTAAATGTGAGCTGGCGATTATACCGCTAGAGCCCTCACTTCAATCACCTTTTCGCACCACATCAACAAAGACAATTTACCTTGCGCACTTCCGAAACCCTCTATTGCTTTTTTTTCGCTACAATCTACAAACTATTCGCACACAGCCCAAGGACACGAAATGCCAACTTACCGCTCACGCACCACCACCCACGGCCGCAATATGGCCGGCGCCCGCGCTCTTTGGCGCGCCACAGGCATGAAAGACGGTGACTTTGACAAGCCAATCATCGCTGTCTGCAATTCATTTACGCAATTTGTTCCAGGCCACGTGCACTTACACAACCTCGGTCAATTGGTTGCGCGTGAAATCGAAAAAGCAGGCGGTGTCGCCAAAGAATTCAACACCATCGCCGTCGACGACGGTATCGCCATGGGTCATGGCGGTATGCTGTATAGCCTACCAAGCCGAGATTTAATTGCGGATTCAGTGGAATACATGGTCAATGCTCACTGCGCCGACGCGATTGTTTGTATTTCCAACTGTGACAAAATTACCCCTGGCATGTTGATGGCTTCCTTACGCCTCAATATCCCTGTGATTTTCGTTTCTGGCGGTCCAATGGAAGCCGGCAAGGTTGATTGGAACGGTGTAGTTCGTAAACTCGACCTCGTTGATGCGATGGTCGAAGCCGCCGACGACAAAGTCAGCGACGAGCAAGTAGCCGAAATCGAGCGCAGCGCCTGCCCAACCTGTGGCTCTTGCTCTGGCATGTTTACTGCCAACTCAATGAACTGCCTCACCGAAGCGCTAGGTCTTTCACTACCTGGCAATGGCTCGATGCTCGCCACACACGGCGATCGCAAACAACTATTCCTACAAGCCGGCCGCACGATTGTTGATCTCGCTAAACGCTACTACGAGCAAGACGACGAATCCGTACTACCACGCAATATCGCCACTTTTGAAGCGTTTGAAAATGCCATTGCGCTCGACATCGCCATGGGCGGCTCAACCAACACCGTATTACACTTGCTCGCTGCAGCGAACGAAGCCGGCGTCGACTTCAAAATGGCCGACATCGACCGCATGAGCCGTAAAGTACCGTGCCTCGCCAAAGTCGCACCTGCAACGCAAAAATATCATATGGAAGACGTACATCGCGCAGGTGGCGTCATCGGCATCTTGGCCGAACTGGATCGCGCCGGACTGATTCACCGCGACGTACCTACGGTACACGCCAAAACCATGGGCGAAGGACTTGATCAATGGGATATCGTTAAAAACTCACCCGACAGCCTAGCTCACTTGATGTACCGCGCAGCACCGGGCGGCGTCGCAACGACCATCGCCTTTAGCCAAAGCATGCGCTGGCCTGAGCTTGACCTTGACCGCGCGAACGGCTGCATCCGCAACAAAGAAAACGCCTACTCGCAAGACGGCGGCATCGCCGTTCTCTACGGCAACATCGCCGAACGCGGCTGCATCGTCAAAACGGCGGGCGTGGATGAAAGCATGTTTGAGGTCGATCAACTGCGCTACACCACCAGCGTACCAACATCGACCATTCGCATCTTCAAAGGCCCAGCCCGCGTTTACGAAAGCCAAGACGATGCGGTTGCTGGCATTTTGAATGATGAAGTAAAAGCCGGTGAAGTGGTCGTAATTCGCTACGAAGGCCCGAAAGGCGGCCCCGGCATGCAAGAGATGCTCTACCCAACGTCTTACCTGAAATCAAAAGGCTTGGGTAAATACTGCGCCCTACTGACTGACGGTCGCTTCTCTGGCGGCACTTCAGGCCTATCCATTGGTCACGCCAGCCCTGAAGCAGCAGAAGGCGGCACGATCGGCCTCGTTGAACAAGGCGACATCATTGAAATCGACATCGCAACGCGCCGCATTCAGCTCATGGTTAGCGACGAAGAACTCGCCACTCGCCGCGCAGCCATGAATGCCCGTGGCAAAGATGCTTGGAAGCCAGTAAGCCGCGAACGCTACGTGAGCGCAGCGCTACGCGCCTACGCAGCGATGACCACCAGCGCTGACACTGGCGCAGTGCGCGACGTGAGCCAGGTTGAGCGAAAAGATTAATCAGTGAATTGAAATGCACGCAAAAAGACAGCCTAGGCTGTCTTTTTTTATGGACGTATTGGACTATTGCTATTAAGCAGGAAGGCACAGCGAGCAATACCCTAGAAAACAAAAAACCCGCTCAGCTTACGCCTGCGGGTTTTTGCTTCGGAACAAACCGAAATACTGGTGGCTCGTCTCGGAATCGAACCAAGGACACGCGGATTTTCAATCCGCTGCTCTACCAACTGAGCTAACGAGCCATGCTACTAGAGCATTTGAAAAAGGGTCTAGCTAGAAGCTAGACCCTTGAATACTTGGTGGCTCGTCTCGGAATCGAACCAAGGACACGCGGATTTTCAATCCGCTGCTCTACCAACTGAGCTAACGAGCCATTCGAAACACTGCTTCGTTTCGAAGAGCCGCAATTAAACACCAGCCAGAGCCCTGCGTCAACCATTTTGATAGAATTGTTTTGACCAATGGAAATAGCACGCAGTAAATGATTGTTTTGGCTTGGTTTTATTTTTTCATCTTCCGGCACTATTTTCATGCTGCAGCGTCATAATCAAGCTAATTGAGCAAGCAGAACCACAGGATACAATTTTGGAAAGCTTAGACATTTTAATTTGGATACTGGGTAGCGCGATGATACTCGGCGGCTTGGCCGGCACCATCTTGCCGCTACTGCCTTCGACGCCCCTCATGTTTGCCGGCATGCTGCTACTGGCATGGCATGATCAGTTTATTCGTATTGGCTGGCCATCACTGGTACTACTTGTCGTACTGATGCTCATTTCCTGCGTGCTGGATTATTTAGCCGGAGCCATGGGCGCAAAGCGGGTTGGAGCCAGTAAAGAAGCGATTTGGGGCGCATTGATTGGCTCAATCGTCGGCATCATGGGCGGGATTCCTGGCATGATTCTAGGGCCATTCTTGGGTGCCGCCGCCGGTGAGATGTACGCTCGTAAAGACGTGATGCGCGCAGGTCAAGTGGGCATCGCTAGCGGGATTGGCATGCTGTTAGGCGCGATTGCCAAAGTCGGTTTTGCATTAGCGATGCTAGGCGCTTTTGTATTAGCTTGGTTTATTTAACAACAAGGTATATGACTCTAGGCATTAATAAATAATATCTAGAGTCGTATACCTCATACCCAACGGCGTAACCAGAAAAATAAACTCAACAACATTGCAATTGCCCCCATCAACCCCAGCACGGCGTAGTAGCCCCCCGCCCAATGCAGCTCTGGCATATTGTCAAAATTCATGCCGTAAATACCCGCAATCAGAGTCAACGGCATAAAGATCGTCGTAATCACCGTCAACATGCGCATTTGTTCGTTCAAGCGCTGCGATTGCAAAGACAAGTACATTTCTTGTAAGCCTCCCGCCATTTCACGCAATGACTCCACCGTTTCAATTAACTGTACTGTGTGATCATAAACATCGCGCAGATAAAGCTGCGTTTCGCTATGGAAAAAATCCGCCTCGTCGCGTTGCAGGGTATTGAGTACCTCACGCATCGGCCACAGACTGCGCTTGATGTATTGCAGTGAGCGGCGCATATCTTGGACTTCTGTCATTTGCTCTGGTGACGGCGATGCATTAATGGCTTCGTCTAGATTTTCACTACGCTCGCCCAATTGCTCCAGCACCAAGAAATAACGATCGACCAACTTATCCAACAGAGAATAAACCAGATAATCAGGACCCAATTTACGGATTTGCGATTCACTGGTGCGCAAGGTTTCACGAATTGAAGCAAAAGTACCGGTGGGTTTTTCCTGGAAGGTCAATACAAAACCACGGCCAACGATAATACTGACCTGCTCGCTACCAAGCTGGCCATCCTCATCCATACTGACTAGGCGAGCTGTAATAAATAAATATTCGCCGTATTGCTCAACTTTAGGACGTTGCTGGGTATTAAGAATGTCTTCGAGTACCAAAGGGTGCAGCTTGAAGCGCAGCCCAATCAGCTTAAGTAGCTTGTGATTTTCTAGCCCATGAACGTTGAGCCAAAGCGTTGGATATTTTGGCTGGTACTCACGGCCTGATTCGAGATCATCAAAGGTGGTTTCCAGAAAATCGGCATTTTCAGGGCCAAATTCGATCAAGGTGGCCAAGGTAGGATTTGCGGCTTTATGGCCGACATATTGCATCGTACCAGGTGCTGCGCCCGCCTTGTCGGCAGCAAGATGCGCTTTTACGCGTTTGCGACGGGACAAATCTGCAGGTTTACGCCCATGTTTTGCCATGCTTTCATTTCCTCATTCAAGGCATATAAGGTGAGCGGATGCGCCTCTAGCCAGAGGGCGTCCAGCTCGAAGCAATAGCCATCGGCACTGTGCGATAACAGGCCGAGTGACGGCGCCTCATCAAGGCGTGCACGATAAAACAACACTGCCAAGCGCAGACACAAAATTGCATCCCATTCGGCGGGCTTAATTTCTAAATTCGCGAGTTTATTTAAACTGCCTGCGTGCGCCAAGACCAAGCGCGACAACCAAATTTGCTCTCGGCGGGAAAAACCAGGCATATCAGCATATTGCAAAATATACGCCGAATGCTTGTGATAACTGGCGTGCGCAATGGAGCGCCCTACTTCGTGCAAAGCAGCAGCCATGGTTAAATTCCGCGCCAACACAGCATCTTCACTTTGCGTTTCACCGCGCAAACTATCAAACAAAGCAGCTGCCAGTTGTGAAACACGATAAGCCTGCGGGCCATCGACATGGTAGCGACGCTGAAAAAAGTCTACCGTACGGTCACGCACATCATATTGCGTTTGGCGTTGCACCAAGTCATACAGCACCCCATCGCGTAGCGCGCCATAGGTAATCGACATCCGCTCAATACCCAGCATGTCAAAAGCAGCATGCATAATCGCAAAACCGCCCGGCAATACTGGGCGTCGATCATCGCGCAGGCCATTGAGTTGCAATTGATCAATATGGCCTGCGGCCAGCATTTTTTCACGTAAGGCCGCCAACCCCTCACGGGTAATCCCCAGCGCGGATAAATCATTGAGTTCTAAAATATCGGCTAATGAACGCGCAGTACCCGATGTACCAATCGCACGCTGCCACTCTCCCGAATAGAAAGTCGGCACTAGCGGCAAAAATGCACCGCGCGCGGCTAGCTCTGCGGCTTCCATTCGTTCGCGTGTAATGATGCCATCAGGGAAATAGCGGGCGCTCCAGCCGACGCAACCCAACTGAATACTTTCGGTGCTAAACGAGCGATATTGGCTGCCAATAATGAGTTCAGTCGAGCCGCCGCCGATATCGACGACCAAGCGTCGCTCTTTGGTGCTAGGCAGGCTGTGCGCAGCGCCGATGTAAATCAGTCGCGCTTCCTCGCGCCCAGCAATGATTTCAATCGGAAAACCCAAGGCGGCTTCGGCCTGCGGTAAAAAGTCAGCGCTATTTCTCGCGATACGGAAGGTATTGGTGGCAACGGCTCGCACGCATTGCGGAGGCAGACCAGCCAGCCGCTCACCAAACCGCCCCAACGCTTCGACCATTTCATCGATCGCTGCTTGCGTAAGACAACCGTACGCATCCAGACCCGCCCCTAAGCGGACAGTTTCTTTCAGAGAATCAAGGGGAAACAAAGAACCTTCAACGACCCGAGCAACTTGTAGGCGAAAGCTGTTGGAGCCGAGATCAACAGCGGCAATGACAGAACAGTCGCTCATTCAGTATGTACTCCAATAGGTCGCAGGCTTGCGGGCATAACAATACGTGCTACGCCGCACAATGGCAAATACCAAATAAATAAAGGGTGGCCAAAGCCACCCTTTCTTGGTCTTGTGCAGTGAAACTAAGCACAGCGCCGCTGTTTACCGATTATTTCAATGCCACTGCATCCACTTCGGCCTGAGTTTTATGGCGAATATCTTGGCCTTTCACCAAATAAATGACATGCTCAGCCACATTCACCGCCAAATCACCAATCTTCTCAATGGCTTTGGCCACCCACAAGATATCCAAAATCAACGTGATTGAGCGTGGATCTTCCATCATCACGGTAATCAATTGACGATGCAGGGCTTGGTACTCTTGGTCTAATTGCGCATCAGAACGAATCACTTCTGATGCGGTTACCGCGTCCATGCGCGCAAACGAATCCAATGCATTACTCAACATATCCAAAGCCAAATCAGCGATGTGATTCAGATCGTGAAAACGTGGCACTTGCAAGCGACCTGATTCGTAAATGTTTTTCGCACGTTTGCAGATGCGATAGGCTTTATCGCCAATACTTTCCAAGTCTTCGACTGATTTGATGACGGTCATCACCATACGCAAATCGGTGGCAGCGGGTTGGCGACGCGCAATCATATGCACGCACATATCATCAAGCTTCACGTGCATTTCATTCACGGTTGCTTCTTGCGCCATTACTTTGTCGATAATTTCGATATCGCCAGAAGCCAAAGCTTGCATTGCTAAACGGACTTGTTCTTCGACCAAACCGGCCATGCCCATGACTTGTGAGCGAATGGCTTCTAAGTCGGCATCAAACTGCTTTGAAATATGTTCTGACATGACACGGTTCTCCAGTGTGTTAATCGATGCAAAATACCAGCTTTTTATTACAGTACTGTTTCATCTGCAAAGTTAAGGCAACCGTTGCCGGTCGCCGATTAAATTATTTAATCGTTTTTACGCCGCTAGCAGTGCCAAGCAACAGTACATCAGCACGACGATGGGCAAACAAACCATTGGTGACGACACCGACGATTTGATTGAGTTTAGTTTCTAATTCTGAAGCTTGACTGATCGATAAGCCATGCACATCAATGATGATATTGCCATTATCAGTAATCACGCCTTCACGATAAGCAGGATGACCGCCTAATTTAACTATTTCACGCGCGACATGTGAACGAGCCATCGGGATCACTTCGACTGGCAAAGGGAATGCGCCCAGCACATCAACCAATTTGCTCTCGTCGCAAATACAAATGAATTTTTCAGCCACGGCGGCGATGATTTTTTCCCGCGTCAACGCTGCGCCACCGCCTTTGACCATTTGCAATTGATGATTGATTTCATCGGCACCATCGACATACACGGGCAATTCATCAATGGTATTTAAATCAAATACAGGAATACCGTGTGACTTCAAACGGGCGACGCTGGCTTCTGATGAAGATACCGCACCTTGAATACGGCCCTTAATTTCCGCCAAAGCATCAATAAAATAATTAGCAGTCGAACCTGTACCAACACCAACGATACAATTATCTGGAACATAAGCAATCGCAGCGCGGCCAACAGCTTCTTTCAATTCATTTTGCGTCATTAGGTGAACTCCTGAGTATGGGGAATTATAAGCAGACCGAGCAATTTTAGGGCATTTTTAGTGCATCGCAGGCAAAACTACAGCGAGAGTTGTGGCGCATCAAACACCGGCGATGGATTGAGCAAGATAGCAAGCTGAAAACTTAGAGCGACGCTAAATATTGGCGTATGCCATCCAGCAACATTTGCACGGCAATGGCCGTCAAAATCAAACCCATTAAGCGCTCAAAGGCAGTAGTAACTTGCTCGCCCAAAACCTGGGAGATTTTTTCTGAAAATGCCAAGGTCAGCGCACAAACCACCATCGTCAGCGCCAAAGCCCCCACCCACCCCCAAAGCCGCTCAGGATCACGCGACACCAAGAGCAAGACCGTCGCCAAAGCCGATGGCCCCGCCAAAAGCGGAATCGCCAGCGGCACAATATAGGGTTCACCCTCGCTGCTATCACCAAACACGCCATCGGGATGCGGAAACACCATCCGCAGTGCAATCAAAAACAAAATCACACCGCCAGCAATCCCCAATGAAGTTTGCGATAGATGCATCACTTGCAGAAACTTTTGCCCAAAGACCATGAACAGCAATAGCACGACAAAGGCGACGCTCACCTCACGCGCAATCATGCGCCAACGTCGTGCTGGCGGCACTTTCTTCATCATGGCGACGAATAAAGGAATACCGCCCAAGGGATCTGTCACCAAGAGCAGTAAGATAAATGCGGAGAGAAAAGTTTGCGATTCCATCTAGCCAGTGTACACCGCAAGAGATGGGGTTTTGCATGCGGGAAAGTCAGCACATTTGGCATTAGTTTGAGCCGCAAACAAGGGCTTTCGGGGGAAATTTGCACCAAAAATTGCGTAAAACGCTATCGTGAGCCACCGAAAAATAAACAGGTATATCTCTGTATTAATTGTTAATCAATGACTGCAGCCACATACCCTTAAACCACCAACTCCCGTTGTAATTGCAAAATACTGCTGCGATTTTCCAATTCCAAGATACGTTGCTGATGTTGTGTACTGATATGAATTACCTTGGGCGAGTGTGCTTGGCACGTTTTTGCCAATAGACTCAGCGCGGGCTCGAGCTGCTGATTGTCTAAGTAGCATTGAATCAATGCGCGATTGCAACGCTCAACAACACTACGCAATTGAATCCGTTCCGCCAAGCTCAAGGCTTGCTGCAAAATCACAACCGTATTCTCGGCGTGCAATGCCAGCAAGACCTCACCCAACGTTGCTAGGGCCTGAACTTGACCCCATAAATTGTCATTATCAAAACTAAGGTCATACGCCGTTTCAAGTTCGATTTTGGCTTGTGAAAACAAACCTTGTTGAGCGTGGATTGCTCCACGGTAATAAATAATTTCAGCGGCCCAAATCTTATTGGGGTGAGTTAACAATTGCTCGGCACAATCAAGCTCGGCCAAAGCTTGTGCATAGCGCTTCATCCGCAAATAATCATTCACAACATACAAATGAGTCTCGCAGGCAAGCCGGTCATCAGCCAGCAGCTTGGCCATTTTGAGCGCTTTTTGATTGTATTCAAGTGCAACTTTATCTTCACCAAAGCCGATATACACTTGGCCAATCGCCAAATACACACGAGCGCACTGGGCTAAATTTTGTGTTTCACGCGCCAATTCCAACGCGTTTGACCACTGCTCTAAAGCCCGTAACGGCTCTTCACTCAATAACAGCGACGTTCCCAATAAAATCAGTGTATTGGTCGCCGATTGTTGCGAGCCCGCTTGCTGATATTGTTCAAT contains these protein-coding regions:
- the lgt gene encoding prolipoprotein diacylglyceryl transferase → MLVHPQFDPVAISIYGGFGVHWYGLMYLIGFVLFVMLGRWRIRRGNPPAWRTSEMDDLLFYGVMGVILGGRLGYVLFYKPAFYFANPIDILKVWEGGMAFHGGFLGVLVAMALFARKTNRSFFQVTDFIAPLVPLGLAAGRLGNFINGELWGRVTDAAMPWAMIFPQSQDGLPRHPSQLYQFALEGVLLFVILWGFSAKPRPTGQISALFLIGYGGFRFVAEFAREPDDFLGLLAMNLSMGQLLCLPMILFGIALFFWSSTKKQGV
- the ilvD gene encoding dihydroxy-acid dehydratase, giving the protein MPTYRSRTTTHGRNMAGARALWRATGMKDGDFDKPIIAVCNSFTQFVPGHVHLHNLGQLVAREIEKAGGVAKEFNTIAVDDGIAMGHGGMLYSLPSRDLIADSVEYMVNAHCADAIVCISNCDKITPGMLMASLRLNIPVIFVSGGPMEAGKVDWNGVVRKLDLVDAMVEAADDKVSDEQVAEIERSACPTCGSCSGMFTANSMNCLTEALGLSLPGNGSMLATHGDRKQLFLQAGRTIVDLAKRYYEQDDESVLPRNIATFEAFENAIALDIAMGGSTNTVLHLLAAANEAGVDFKMADIDRMSRKVPCLAKVAPATQKYHMEDVHRAGGVIGILAELDRAGLIHRDVPTVHAKTMGEGLDQWDIVKNSPDSLAHLMYRAAPGGVATTIAFSQSMRWPELDLDRANGCIRNKENAYSQDGGIAVLYGNIAERGCIVKTAGVDESMFEVDQLRYTTSVPTSTIRIFKGPARVYESQDDAVAGILNDEVKAGEVVVIRYEGPKGGPGMQEMLYPTSYLKSKGLGKYCALLTDGRFSGGTSGLSIGHASPEAAEGGTIGLVEQGDIIEIDIATRRIQLMVSDEELATRRAAMNARGKDAWKPVSRERYVSAALRAYAAMTTSADTGAVRDVSQVERKD
- a CDS encoding DUF456 domain-containing protein, yielding MESLDILIWILGSAMILGGLAGTILPLLPSTPLMFAGMLLLAWHDQFIRIGWPSLVLLVVLMLISCVLDYLAGAMGAKRVGASKEAIWGALIGSIVGIMGGIPGMILGPFLGAAAGEMYARKDVMRAGQVGIASGIGMLLGAIAKVGFALAMLGAFVLAWFI
- the corA gene encoding magnesium/cobalt transporter CorA; the encoded protein is MAKHGRKPADLSRRKRVKAHLAADKAGAAPGTMQYVGHKAANPTLATLIEFGPENADFLETTFDDLESGREYQPKYPTLWLNVHGLENHKLLKLIGLRFKLHPLVLEDILNTQQRPKVEQYGEYLFITARLVSMDEDGQLGSEQVSIIVGRGFVLTFQEKPTGTFASIRETLRTSESQIRKLGPDYLVYSLLDKLVDRYFLVLEQLGERSENLDEAINASPSPEQMTEVQDMRRSLQYIKRSLWPMREVLNTLQRDEADFFHSETQLYLRDVYDHTVQLIETVESLREMAGGLQEMYLSLQSQRLNEQMRMLTVITTIFMPLTLIAGIYGMNFDNMPELHWAGGYYAVLGLMGAIAMLLSLFFWLRRWV
- the ppx gene encoding exopolyphosphatase; the protein is MSDCSVIAAVDLGSNSFRLQVARVVEGSLFPLDSLKETVRLGAGLDAYGCLTQAAIDEMVEALGRFGERLAGLPPQCVRAVATNTFRIARNSADFLPQAEAALGFPIEIIAGREEARLIYIGAAHSLPSTKERRLVVDIGGGSTELIIGSQYRSFSTESIQLGCVGWSARYFPDGIITRERMEAAELAARGAFLPLVPTFYSGEWQRAIGTSGTARSLADILELNDLSALGITREGLAALREKMLAAGHIDQLQLNGLRDDRRPVLPGGFAIMHAAFDMLGIERMSITYGALRDGVLYDLVQRQTQYDVRDRTVDFFQRRYHVDGPQAYRVSQLAAALFDSLRGETQSEDAVLARNLTMAAALHEVGRSIAHASYHKHSAYILQYADMPGFSRREQIWLSRLVLAHAGSLNKLANLEIKPAEWDAILCLRLAVLFYRARLDEAPSLGLLSHSADGYCFELDALWLEAHPLTLYALNEEMKAWQNMGVNLQICPVANA
- the phoU gene encoding phosphate signaling complex protein PhoU — translated: MSEHISKQFDADLEAIRSQVMGMAGLVEEQVRLAMQALASGDIEIIDKVMAQEATVNEMHVKLDDMCVHMIARRQPAATDLRMVMTVIKSVEDLESIGDKAYRICKRAKNIYESGRLQVPRFHDLNHIADLALDMLSNALDSFARMDAVTASEVIRSDAQLDQEYQALHRQLITVMMEDPRSITLILDILWVAKAIEKIGDLAVNVAEHVIYLVKGQDIRHKTQAEVDAVALK
- the rpiA gene encoding ribose-5-phosphate isomerase RpiA: MTQNELKEAVGRAAIAYVPDNCIVGVGTGSTANYFIDALAEIKGRIQGAVSSSEASVARLKSHGIPVFDLNTIDELPVYVDGADEINHQLQMVKGGGAALTREKIIAAVAEKFICICDESKLVDVLGAFPLPVEVIPMARSHVAREIVKLGGHPAYREGVITDNGNIIIDVHGLSISQASELETKLNQIVGVVTNGLFAHRRADVLLLGTASGVKTIK
- a CDS encoding MarC family protein; protein product: MESQTFLSAFILLLLVTDPLGGIPLFVAMMKKVPPARRWRMIAREVSVAFVVLLLFMVFGQKFLQVMHLSQTSLGIAGGVILFLIALRMVFPHPDGVFGDSSEGEPYIVPLAIPLLAGPSALATVLLLVSRDPERLWGWVGALALTMVVCALTLAFSEKISQVLGEQVTTAFERLMGLILTAIAVQMLLDGIRQYLASL
- a CDS encoding tetratricopeptide repeat protein; amino-acid sequence: MSVKANQTELAAALSRALKSAECGSPPLPELASEWVKQARSDAHLHGMALDILGHAHQHLSAHRAAQDAFAAAIEQYQQAGSQQSATNTLILLGTSLLLSEEPLRALEQWSNALELARETQNLAQCARVYLAIGQVYIGFGEDKVALEYNQKALKMAKLLADDRLACETHLYVVNDYLRMKRYAQALAELDCAEQLLTHPNKIWAAEIIYYRGAIHAQQGLFSQAKIELETAYDLSFDNDNLWGQVQALATLGEVLLALHAENTVVILQQALSLAERIQLRSVVERCNRALIQCYLDNQQLEPALSLLAKTCQAHSPKVIHISTQHQQRILELENRSSILQLQRELVV